A single Pantoea rwandensis DNA region contains:
- a CDS encoding DUF3761 domain-containing protein translates to MKRLSVITLMLLLVSMPSHAKRHVELIEQGSYINSEGQSIHRPAHTQNNDVPEGATARCRDGSYNFSTHHRGTCSRHGGVAAWLAS, encoded by the coding sequence ATGAAAAGGCTTTCTGTAATCACACTGATGCTGTTGCTGGTCAGCATGCCCTCACACGCCAAAAGGCACGTTGAACTGATCGAGCAAGGCAGTTATATCAACAGCGAAGGACAGTCGATCCATCGCCCCGCGCATACGCAAAATAATGACGTACCCGAAGGCGCAACGGCCCGTTGCCGCGATGGTTCATACAATTTTAGCACCCATCATCGCGGCACCTGCTCGCGTCACGGCGGCGTTGCGGCGTGGCTGGCATCTTAA
- a CDS encoding metallophosphoesterase — translation MFYQTVSAKTWRNIWVVGDLHGCRAQLDSQLILHDFDKERDLLLSVGDLIDRGPDSPGCLQLLQEPWFRCVRGNHEQMALSALEGQDPMLWMMNGGDWFWQLKGADLIAARHALKRCADLPLILHLELADRVVVIAHADYPASHYELGQDVDWHQVVWSRDRLGRHHRGASASIDGASDFYFGHTPLEQPLNVANQHYIDTGAVFGNRLTLVQLQ, via the coding sequence ATGTTTTACCAGACGGTGAGTGCCAAAACGTGGCGTAACATTTGGGTGGTGGGTGATTTGCATGGTTGCCGCGCTCAACTGGATTCGCAACTGATTCTGCATGACTTCGATAAAGAGCGAGACCTGCTGCTGTCAGTGGGGGATTTAATCGATCGCGGGCCCGACAGCCCTGGCTGCTTGCAACTGTTGCAGGAGCCATGGTTTCGCTGTGTGCGTGGTAATCACGAACAGATGGCATTGTCGGCGCTGGAAGGCCAGGATCCGATGCTGTGGATGATGAACGGCGGTGACTGGTTCTGGCAGTTAAAAGGCGCGGATTTAATTGCGGCACGTCATGCGCTTAAACGCTGTGCCGATCTCCCGCTGATTTTGCATCTGGAGTTAGCCGATCGCGTGGTGGTGATCGCCCATGCCGACTATCCAGCCAGCCATTATGAGTTGGGTCAGGACGTGGACTGGCATCAGGTGGTGTGGAGCCGCGATCGTCTCGGCCGCCATCATCGTGGCGCTTCCGCCAGTATTGACGGTGCGAGCGATTTCTATTTTGGCCACACGCCGCTGGAACAGCCGCTCAATGTGGCGAACCAGCATTACATCGACACCGGAGCAGTATTCGGTAATCGCTTAACGCTGGTTCAGCTGCAGTAG
- the rsmF gene encoding 16S rRNA (cytosine(1407)-C(5))-methyltransferase RsmF — translation MSVSDRFPEDFLALMRTSLADENELQRFLAISQQPLRRSLRVNTLKISVEAFLARTAHYGWRLTPVPWCAEGFWIEREDETLPLGSVAEHLSGLFYIQEASSMLPVTALFDAAPEARKVMDVAAAPGSKTTQMAALMRNEGAILANEYSASRVKVLHANISRCGVSNVALTHFDGRVFGAALPEQFDAILLDAPCSGEGVVRKDADALRNWTLASTEEIAATQRDLIDSAFHALQPGGTLIYSTCTLNQIENQQVIAWLQQRYPDAVEIVPLGELFDGAERALTPEGFLHVFPQIFDSEGFFVARLRKTASIPALPVPTYKVGKLPFSPASRKLVAEVQQAAAKVGIEWDEHHSLWLRDKELWLFPAALENWLGRVRFSRIGLKLAETFPKGYRWQHEAVVALTKPGSALDFELTETEAESWYRGQDIHPETAPARDEVIVTYQQQPLGLAKKVSNRIKNSYPRELVRDGRLFR, via the coding sequence ATGTCCGTGTCCGATCGCTTTCCTGAAGATTTCCTTGCGCTGATGCGCACCAGCCTGGCTGACGAAAATGAACTGCAGCGTTTCCTGGCGATTAGCCAACAGCCGCTGCGCCGCAGCCTGCGCGTCAATACGTTGAAAATTAGCGTGGAGGCGTTTTTAGCACGCACCGCGCACTATGGCTGGCGCTTAACGCCGGTTCCCTGGTGCGCCGAAGGATTCTGGATCGAGCGGGAAGATGAGACATTGCCGCTGGGCAGTGTGGCTGAGCACCTGAGTGGTTTGTTCTACATTCAGGAAGCCAGTTCAATGCTGCCGGTGACCGCGTTATTTGATGCCGCGCCGGAAGCACGTAAGGTGATGGATGTCGCTGCGGCACCCGGTTCCAAAACCACGCAAATGGCAGCGTTGATGCGCAACGAAGGTGCGATCCTCGCCAATGAATATTCAGCCAGTCGAGTAAAAGTGCTTCATGCCAATATCAGCCGCTGTGGCGTCAGCAACGTGGCATTAACGCACTTTGATGGCCGCGTGTTTGGCGCCGCCCTTCCTGAACAGTTTGATGCCATCCTGCTGGATGCACCCTGCTCCGGCGAAGGCGTAGTGCGCAAAGATGCCGACGCCCTGCGTAATTGGACGCTGGCCAGTACTGAAGAGATTGCCGCAACCCAGCGTGACCTGATCGACAGTGCATTCCATGCATTACAACCTGGCGGCACGTTGATCTACTCCACCTGCACGCTGAACCAGATTGAGAACCAACAGGTCATCGCCTGGTTGCAGCAGCGCTATCCCGATGCGGTTGAAATCGTGCCTCTGGGCGAGCTGTTTGACGGTGCCGAGCGTGCATTGACGCCGGAAGGCTTCCTGCATGTCTTCCCACAGATTTTCGACAGTGAAGGCTTCTTTGTCGCACGCCTGCGCAAAACCGCCAGTATCCCGGCGTTGCCCGTGCCCACCTATAAAGTGGGTAAATTGCCCTTCTCGCCTGCCAGCCGCAAGCTGGTTGCTGAAGTGCAACAGGCGGCAGCTAAGGTGGGTATCGAGTGGGATGAACATCACTCGCTGTGGCTGCGTGATAAAGAACTGTGGCTGTTCCCGGCTGCGCTGGAAAACTGGCTCGGCAGAGTCCGGTTCTCACGCATTGGCCTGAAGCTGGCAGAGACTTTCCCGAAAGGCTATCGCTGGCAGCATGAAGCCGTGGTTGCCCTGACAAAACCTGGCAGCGCACTGGATTTCGAATTGACGGAAACGGAAGCAGAAAGCTGGTATCGCGGCCAGGATATTCACCCTGAAACTGCCCCGGCTCGCGATGAAGTGATCGTCACCTATCAGCAACAGCCATTGGGTTTAGCCAAGAAAGTCAGTAACCGCATCAAAAATAGCTATCCACGTGAACTGGTGCGCGACGGGCGTTTGTTCCGTTAA
- a CDS encoding PqiB family protein: MQQETPTTPTSANLRNKRKVSPFWLLPIIALLIAGWLLWTNYQERGTTITINFQTADGIVPGRTPIRYQGVEVGTVQGIVLSDDYHSIQIKASIKSDMRDALKDNTQFWLVTPKASLAGVSGLDALVGGNYIGMMPGGGNPREHFTALDTQPKYRVNTGELLLHLHSPDLGSLNTGSLVYYRKIPVGRVYDYSINGNTDGVTVDVLIERRFVNLVKKQSRFWNVSGVDADVSLSGAKVKLESLAALVNGAIAFDSPEEGQQANSDENYQLYPDLARSQRGVQISLDLPSGDNLKANSTPLMYQGLEVGTLTKLNLLPGGKVTGELTVDPSVTSLMRSGTRIEMRAPKLSLTDTNLSSLLTGNTFELVPGEGPAQDHFTVLPASETLLQKPDVLTVKLSAPETYGIDGGQPVMLYGMKIGQVISRQLDENGISFAVAINPEYRHLVHADSKFIVNSRLDVKFGLDGMQVLGASAREWVDGGIRLVPGAKGDPSARYPLYADAERAQEGIIGDQPPTTLKLTANSLPDVQAGSVVLYRKFQVGEVVDVVPRADAFEISIHIEPQYRKLLTSESVFWAEGGAKVQLNGSGLTVQASPLNRALKGAISFDNLTGAQAAKGVKRVLYASETAARAVGSQITLHTFDASKLAAGMPIRYLGINVGQVESLALSKDNNQVVAKAVLYPEYVQDFARIGSRFSVVSPEISPAGVNHLETLLQPYLNVDPGKGAQARTFELQESTITDSRYLNGLNIYVDATEAGSLSLGTPVLFRGVEVGTVTGTSLGNMADRVQIALRISKKYQHLVRNNSVFWLASGYNLDFGLIGGVVKTGTFQQFIRGGIQFATPPTVPLAPQAGADKHFLLQDEAPKEWRSWGTAIPDPN, translated from the coding sequence ATGCAACAGGAAACGCCGACTACACCGACTAGCGCCAACCTGCGTAACAAACGCAAGGTTTCGCCGTTCTGGTTACTGCCCATTATTGCCCTGCTGATTGCTGGCTGGCTGCTATGGACCAACTATCAGGAACGCGGTACCACTATCACCATCAACTTCCAGACCGCGGATGGCATCGTGCCGGGCCGTACGCCGATTCGCTATCAGGGCGTGGAAGTGGGTACCGTGCAAGGTATTGTGCTGAGCGATGATTATCACAGCATCCAGATCAAGGCCAGTATCAAGAGCGATATGCGCGATGCGCTGAAGGACAATACACAGTTCTGGCTGGTGACGCCGAAAGCCTCGCTGGCGGGCGTTTCAGGATTGGATGCGCTGGTGGGCGGTAACTATATTGGCATGATGCCTGGCGGCGGCAATCCGCGTGAGCACTTTACCGCGCTGGACACGCAACCCAAGTATCGCGTCAACACCGGCGAGTTGCTGCTCCATCTGCACTCTCCCGATTTGGGCTCGCTGAACACCGGTTCGCTGGTCTACTACCGCAAAATCCCGGTGGGACGCGTCTATGACTACAGCATCAACGGTAATACTGATGGCGTCACGGTCGACGTATTGATTGAGCGTCGTTTCGTCAATCTGGTGAAAAAGCAGAGCCGCTTCTGGAACGTGTCTGGAGTAGACGCTGACGTCAGTCTGAGCGGTGCCAAAGTGAAGCTGGAGAGCCTGGCCGCGCTGGTGAATGGCGCAATTGCCTTTGATTCTCCAGAAGAAGGCCAGCAGGCCAACAGCGACGAAAACTATCAGCTCTACCCTGATCTGGCACGCAGCCAGCGTGGTGTGCAGATCAGTCTGGATTTACCGAGCGGCGATAACCTCAAAGCGAATAGCACGCCACTGATGTATCAGGGTCTGGAAGTCGGCACCTTGACCAAACTCAATCTGTTGCCGGGCGGCAAAGTCACCGGCGAACTCACCGTGGATCCTTCGGTAACCAGCCTGATGCGCAGCGGTACCCGCATTGAAATGCGTGCGCCAAAGCTGAGCCTGACCGACACCAATCTCAGCAGCTTGCTGACCGGTAACACCTTCGAACTGGTACCGGGTGAAGGTCCCGCGCAGGATCACTTTACCGTGCTGCCTGCCAGCGAAACCCTGCTGCAAAAACCGGATGTCCTGACGGTAAAACTCAGCGCGCCGGAAACCTATGGTATTGATGGCGGTCAGCCGGTGATGCTGTACGGCATGAAGATTGGGCAGGTCATTTCGCGCCAACTGGATGAGAATGGCATTAGCTTTGCGGTAGCCATCAATCCGGAATATCGCCATCTGGTGCACGCGGATAGCAAATTCATCGTGAATAGCCGTCTCGACGTGAAGTTTGGTCTAGATGGAATGCAGGTGCTGGGTGCCAGTGCCCGTGAATGGGTAGACGGCGGCATACGTCTGGTGCCGGGGGCGAAAGGCGATCCTTCCGCCCGTTATCCTTTATATGCCGATGCTGAGCGTGCGCAGGAAGGGATTATTGGTGACCAGCCGCCAACCACACTGAAACTGACCGCCAACAGCTTGCCAGATGTGCAGGCCGGTTCAGTGGTGCTGTATCGTAAATTCCAGGTGGGTGAAGTGGTGGATGTGGTGCCGCGCGCCGATGCCTTTGAGATTTCCATCCACATTGAGCCGCAATACCGCAAGCTGCTGACCAGCGAGAGCGTATTCTGGGCCGAAGGTGGTGCGAAAGTACAACTCAACGGCAGCGGTTTAACCGTGCAGGCTTCGCCGCTTAACCGTGCGCTGAAAGGCGCGATCAGCTTCGATAACCTCACTGGCGCGCAAGCAGCGAAAGGCGTGAAACGCGTACTTTATGCCTCTGAAACGGCTGCGCGTGCAGTCGGCAGCCAGATCACCTTGCATACCTTTGATGCCAGCAAGCTGGCCGCGGGCATGCCGATTCGTTACCTCGGCATTAATGTCGGCCAGGTCGAATCACTGGCATTGAGTAAAGACAACAATCAGGTGGTGGCGAAAGCGGTGCTTTATCCCGAGTATGTGCAGGACTTTGCGCGTATCGGCAGTCGCTTCTCGGTGGTCTCACCGGAAATTTCGCCAGCGGGTGTTAATCATCTGGAGACCTTGCTGCAGCCTTACCTCAATGTCGATCCCGGCAAAGGGGCTCAGGCACGTACCTTTGAGTTGCAGGAGAGTACCATCACCGATTCGCGTTACCTCAACGGACTCAACATTTATGTTGATGCTACCGAAGCCGGTTCGCTGTCGTTGGGTACCCCGGTGCTGTTCCGTGGGGTGGAAGTGGGTACGGTAACCGGTACTTCGCTGGGCAACATGGCGGATCGCGTACAGATCGCGCTGCGCATCAGCAAAAAATATCAGCATCTGGTGCGTAATAACTCCGTGTTCTGGCTGGCGTCTGGCTATAACCTCGACTTCGGTCTGATTGGTGGCGTAGTGAAAACCGGCACCTTCCAGCAGTTCATTCGTGGCGGCATTCAATTTGCCACACCGCCGACGGTGCCGCTGGCGCCACAGGCCGGTGCTGATAAACACTTCCTGTTGCAGGATGAAGCGCCGAAAGAGTGGCGCAGTTGGGGAACGGCGATTCCGGATCCCAATTAA
- the yebS gene encoding membrane integrity lipid transport subunit YebS — protein sequence MKIHAISQTLPHARYQRCPQCDTLFSLPDVKSHQSAHCPRCHAKIQSGRDWSMTRLTVMAVTMIVLMPFAFSLPLVDIRLLGMRINASLVEGVIQMAQQGNVLTASMVAFCTIGAPVTLVAGICYLWIGNAIGMNLRPVLLMLEKLKEWVMLDIYLVGVAVASIKVQDYAALEVGYGLVAYIALTVLSLLTLIHLNVEELWEHYYPQALPTSPPELWQVCLNCHQTGVPDDRGRCTRCHTPLDFRRRHSLQKSWAALIASIVLLIPANLLPISVVYVNGARREDTIFSGILGLASGNIPVAAVVFIASILVPFTKVLVMLTLLVSIHFKCEQGLKTRIRLLRAITWVGRWSMLDLFVIAVTMSLVNRDQLLAFTMGPAAFYFGAAVILTIMAVEWLDSRLIWDAHATGNADYTD from the coding sequence ATGAAAATTCACGCTATCAGCCAGACGTTGCCCCACGCACGTTATCAGCGTTGTCCGCAATGCGATACCCTTTTTTCCTTACCGGATGTGAAATCGCATCAGTCGGCGCATTGCCCGCGCTGTCATGCAAAAATTCAAAGCGGCCGCGATTGGTCAATGACGCGACTCACTGTGATGGCCGTGACCATGATCGTGTTGATGCCCTTCGCCTTCAGCCTGCCTTTGGTGGATATTCGCTTGCTTGGCATGCGCATCAACGCCAGCCTGGTGGAAGGCGTCATCCAGATGGCGCAGCAGGGCAACGTGCTGACGGCCTCAATGGTGGCGTTTTGTACCATTGGTGCACCGGTAACCTTAGTCGCTGGCATCTGCTATTTATGGATTGGTAACGCCATCGGGATGAACCTGCGTCCGGTGTTGCTAATGCTGGAGAAGCTCAAAGAGTGGGTGATGCTGGATATCTATCTGGTCGGTGTGGCGGTCGCCTCTATTAAGGTGCAGGATTATGCCGCGCTGGAAGTGGGCTACGGTCTGGTGGCCTACATCGCGCTGACGGTGCTGAGCCTGCTGACGCTGATTCACCTTAACGTGGAAGAGCTGTGGGAACACTATTATCCGCAGGCTTTGCCGACGTCCCCCCCTGAACTGTGGCAGGTGTGTCTGAACTGCCATCAAACCGGTGTGCCGGACGATCGCGGACGTTGTACACGTTGTCACACCCCGCTCGACTTCCGTCGTCGCCACAGTTTGCAGAAATCCTGGGCCGCGCTGATCGCTTCGATTGTGCTGTTGATCCCCGCTAACCTGCTGCCGATTTCAGTGGTTTACGTCAATGGCGCGCGCCGTGAAGATACGATCTTCTCCGGTATTCTGGGCCTGGCTTCCGGTAACATCCCGGTAGCGGCGGTGGTGTTTATCGCCAGTATTCTGGTGCCGTTTACCAAAGTGTTAGTGATGCTGACGTTGCTGGTCAGCATCCATTTTAAGTGTGAACAGGGCTTAAAAACCCGTATTCGACTGCTGCGTGCCATCACCTGGGTGGGACGCTGGTCAATGCTGGATCTGTTCGTGATTGCGGTCACCATGTCATTGGTGAATCGCGATCAACTGCTGGCTTTTACCATGGGACCTGCCGCTTTCTATTTCGGTGCGGCAGTCATCCTGACCATTATGGCTGTAGAGTGGCTTGATAGCCGCCTGATCTGGGATGCACATGCAACAGGAAACGCCGACTACACCGACTAG
- a CDS encoding GAF domain-containing protein, with product MNKKAFYEDLNRDVRALLAGETSFLAALGNCSALLFERLEGVNWAGFYLLTEPNTLVLGPFQGKIACVRIPVGKGVCGTAIAEDKVQLVEDVHAFPGHIACDAASNAEIVIPLKVNGTVVGVLDIDSTVYSRFDSEDEAGLVALTDGLCEVLAGSDIEKFIQLSRS from the coding sequence ATGAACAAAAAAGCCTTTTACGAGGATTTAAATCGTGATGTCCGCGCACTGTTAGCGGGCGAAACCTCTTTCCTGGCAGCACTGGGTAATTGCAGTGCGCTGTTGTTTGAACGCCTGGAAGGCGTGAACTGGGCAGGATTCTACTTGCTCACCGAGCCGAATACGCTGGTGCTGGGCCCGTTCCAGGGAAAAATTGCCTGTGTACGCATTCCGGTGGGCAAAGGGGTTTGTGGCACAGCGATTGCAGAAGATAAAGTACAGCTCGTTGAGGATGTGCATGCGTTCCCTGGCCATATCGCGTGCGATGCGGCCAGCAACGCTGAAATCGTGATTCCTCTGAAAGTGAATGGCACCGTTGTCGGTGTACTAGACATTGATAGTACGGTTTATTCTCGCTTTGATAGTGAGGATGAAGCGGGGCTGGTGGCCCTTACCGACGGGCTTTGTGAAGTGCTGGCGGGCAGTGACATCGAAAAATTTATTCAACTGTCACGCAGCTAA